A region of Pseudomonadota bacterium DNA encodes the following proteins:
- the rpsG gene encoding 30S ribosomal protein S7 — protein sequence MPRRKIVAKRQIEPDSRFNSVLVSKFINGLMERGKKNVARSIFYGAMDILESRISDDKPLDVFEKAMEQVRPRVEVKSRRVGGATYQVPIEVRPERRNALAIRWLVGFSQKRSGQSMADKLAGELMDAYNSRGSAVKKREDTHKMAEANKAFAHYRW from the coding sequence ATGCCAAGACGTAAGATAGTTGCCAAACGGCAGATTGAACCTGATTCACGGTTTAACAGTGTGCTGGTATCAAAGTTCATTAATGGTCTGATGGAGCGTGGCAAAAAGAATGTGGCCCGCAGTATTTTTTACGGGGCAATGGATATTCTCGAAAGCCGTATTTCCGATGACAAGCCACTTGATGTTTTTGAAAAGGCCATGGAGCAGGTTCGGCCCCGGGTTGAAGTCAAATCAAGGCGTGTTGGTGGTGCGACCTATCAGGTGCCGATTGAAGTCAGGCCTGAAAGGCGTAATGCTCTGGCTATCCGTTGGCTGGTGGGTTTTTCACAGAAAAGATCAGGGCAGTCAATGGCCGACAAGCTGGCCGGTGAGTTGATGGATGCTTATAACAGTCGCGGGTCAGCTGTAAAGAAACGTGAGGACACTCACAAGATGGCGGAAGCCAACAAGGCATTTGCCCATTACCGCTGGTAA
- the rpsL gene encoding 30S ribosomal protein S12 — translation MPTINQLVRQGRKKSVKRTNTPALQGSPQKRGVCVRVYTTTPKKPNSALRKVARVRLTNGIEVTSYIPGIGHNLQEHSVVLIRGGRVKDLPGVRYHIVRGTLDTLGVSERRQGRSKYGAKRPK, via the coding sequence ATGCCAACCATTAATCAGCTGGTAAGGCAAGGCCGCAAAAAGTCGGTTAAAAGAACCAACACACCTGCGCTTCAGGGTTCTCCCCAGAAGAGAGGGGTTTGTGTCAGGGTATATACCACAACACCGAAAAAGCCGAACTCAGCGTTGCGTAAAGTCGCCAGGGTCAGGCTCACCAACGGAATCGAGGTGACATCCTATATTCCGGGTATCGGGCACAACCTGCAGGAGCATTCAGTTGTATTGATCAGGGGCGGCAGGGTAAAAGACCTCCCCGGTGTTCGTTATCATATCGTGAGGGGCACGCTGGACACCCTTGGTGTTTCCGAAAGGCGGCAGGGTCGTTCCAAGTACGGGGCCAAGCGGCCTAAATAA